A window of Methanolobus sediminis contains these coding sequences:
- a CDS encoding RNA polymerase Rpb4 family protein, with translation MIVKEVLSEELLTLSEVKGMLHEIMEERLNNEEELGYELRKAINHAEMFSKTTPEKARDLVNKLLELEKMKPEIAIRIADIMPQSRDELRSLYAKERFTLTEEELDEMLNLVEEAMD, from the coding sequence ATGATAGTAAAAGAAGTTCTTAGTGAAGAGTTGTTGACCCTGTCTGAAGTAAAGGGTATGCTGCACGAGATTATGGAAGAACGCCTCAACAATGAGGAAGAGTTGGGCTATGAACTACGCAAAGCTATCAACCATGCAGAGATGTTCTCAAAGACAACACCGGAAAAAGCAAGGGATCTTGTAAATAAACTTCTTGAACTGGAAAAAATGAAACCTGAGATTGCAATCAGAATTGCAGATATCATGCCACAGTCAAGAGATGAGCTCAGATCACTTTACGCAAAGGAAAGATTCACACTTACAGAAGAAGAACTCGATGAAATGCTAAACCTTGTTGAAGAAGCAATGGATTAG
- a CDS encoding 50S ribosomal protein L21e gives MATSHGEKHCTRYKLKKTSRERGLSPVSKAIQEFDCGQMVHIDIDPSVQKGMPHARFQGKTGKVLGQRGRAYILQIRDGNAMKELISLPQHLKPQKY, from the coding sequence ATGGCAACATCACACGGTGAAAAACACTGCACAAGATACAAGTTAAAGAAGACCTCAAGAGAAAGAGGACTTTCACCAGTAAGCAAGGCAATTCAGGAATTCGACTGCGGTCAGATGGTCCACATCGACATCGACCCAAGCGTACAGAAGGGAATGCCACATGCAAGGTTCCAGGGAAAGACAGGAAAAGTTCTCGGACAGCGCGGACGTGCCTACATCCTGCAGATAAGGGACGGAAACGCAATGAAGGAACTTATATCCCTTCCACAGCACCTTAAACCACAGAAATACTAA